The following is a genomic window from Sphingobacterium spiritivorum.
GAGGTTACGAAGGAAATATTTCTATTTCCGGAGCCTTTGCGCTCTACCCTCTCGCTGTTATATGGAGTGAGGATTTCAAAAAAATACATCCCAATGTCCGGTTTAATATTTCTGCCGGTGGTGCCGGCAAGGGAATCGCCGATGCGCTGACCGGAATGGTTGACATCGGACTGATTTCCAGAGATCTGCATCCTCAGGAAATTGAACGTGGAGCATTTCCGATAGATGTTGCCAAAGACGCGGTTATCTGTACTATCAACAGTAAAAATCCAAATTATCAAAAGTTAATCAACAGAGGACTGACTAAAAAGGAACTCGAAGATCTGTTTATTAATCAAAAATATAAAAGATGGAACGATATCGACCCTGCATTCACCGCAGATCCTATCGTGATATATGTGCGGTCGGATGCAGCGGGTGCTGCAGAAACCTGGGCTAATTTTTTCGGGCATAAGCAGGAAGATCTGAAAGGAGTAGGAATTTTCGGAGATCCCGGTATTGCTCAGGCTATCAAAGATGATCCGAATGCTATAGGATTTAATAATATCAACTATGTGTATGATCTCAAAACGAAAAAGACAGCAGATCGGATCGATGTGCTGCCGTTGGATCTGAATGCAAACGGGAAGATTGACACAGAGGAAAGCTTCTACACGAATATAGATGACCTGACAGAAGCCGTGGCGCTGAATAAGTACCCCTCACCTCCTGCCCGTAGCCTTTCATTTGTCACACATGGCAAACCAAAATCTTTGCTCTTGAAAAAATTCATCTCTTTTGTATTGGAGAAACAGCAGCAAAGTATCCTGCTGGAGAATGGGTATGTACCCTTGCACGAAGATATAATCGCTGGTGAACTGAAAAAACTTTAACATGCTTATTAATAGAATACTTAAAGATAAAATAATACAAAAATCCACATTAGTACTGCTCATAGCCTCTATCTCTGTAGTAGCACTTATTGGTATCGGATTGGCTGTTAAATCTGTACCGCTGTTTGAATCGACCAGCGTTGTCTCTCTCCTGACGCAGAAAGTATGGTCTCCGATGAAAGGTTTTTTTGGTTTTTTACCTTTTATTATGGGGACATTATCCGTCACCATTATTGCGGTACTTGTGGCTGCTCCTCTGTGTATTCTGACAGCAGTATACCTTACGGAATACGCCGGCAAATCATTGAGAAATATGATGCTGCCTCTGGTAAATGTTCTTGCAGCCATTCCTCCTGTGCTGTACGGAGTATGGGGCGTGCTCTTTATCGTTCCCGCGGTACAGGATTATATTGCCCCAATATTCGGTGTCACGACTTCCGGCTATACCGTATTGTCCGGCGGGCTGGTACTGGCAGTCATGATCTTTCCGATCATGATCAGTATAATGGTGGAAGTCCTGCAGACTATACCTTATGAGTTGAAATCTGCATCCATGTCTTTAGGCGCAACGAAATGGGAAACCATCCAAAAGGTCGTATTAATAAAAGCGAAGCCCGGTATTTTTGCAGCCACAGTACTGGCTGTCTCCAGGGCTTTCGGCGAAACAGTCGCTGTACTCATGGTGTGCGGAAATGTACCCAAAATACCCACATCCATATTCGACGCCGGATACCCTATACCTGCGCTGATCGCCAATAACTTTGGAGAGATGATGTCTATTCCGTTATACGACTCCGCTCTGATGTTTGCCGCCTTACTATTATTTGTAATTATTTTTGGGTTCAATCTGATATCAAGACTGATCCTCAACAAACTGGAGGGAAAATACAATGGCTAATGTAAAAACCAGATTATTCAAAGAGCAGGTTGCAAAGACTCTTATGCGTCTTTCCGGAATGGCCGTCACAGGTTCGCTATTCTTTATTCTGGGAACGATATTATACAAAGGCTTGCCTTATATCTCGTGGGATATGATTACTCAGGTACCAAAAGGCGGCTTTTATATTGGCAAGGAAGGTGGAATTCTGAATGCAATACTGGGCTCACTTTATCTGGCCGGTGCAGCGACCCTGCTATCTACACTTATCGGCATTCCTATTGCCATTTATCTGAATATATATGTCCGTAGCGGTTCAAAACTGGCGCAACTGTCCAAATTACTATTTGATGTATTATTCGGAATCCCATCCATTGTGTACGGAGCAGTAGCCTTTAGCCTGATGGTGTGGCTTGGCATTCGCGCTTCTCTGCTGGGCGGAATTATTACGATTACATTGCTGACTATTCCTATAGTCGTCCGCACTGTGGATGAACTTATCAAAACAATTCCCGGAGACCTGAAACATGTCACCTTGTCACTGGGCACGACACGCTGGGAGGTAGCAAAAATATTTATCCGCTACATCAGACCCGGAATACTGACCGCTATTTTATTAGCCTTCGGACGCTCCATCGGAGATGTAGCAGGCGTACTCTTAACAACAGGCTTCAGCGACAATCTGCCTAAATATATTGACGAACCTGCGGCAACACTTCCGCTGGCTATATTTTTTCAATTGAGCAGTCCCATTCCTGAAGTTCAGGGACGGGCATATGCCTCTGCGCTTATTTTATCATTGATCATCTTAATCATCGTGTTATGCACTCATATCCTTCAATCGAAACAGAAGAAACACAAAATATAACAACCTTGAGTCGTCCTCATCTGGAAATCAAAGACCTCAATGTGTACATAGAGGGCAATCATATTCTGAAGAATATCAACCTGGCTTTGCCCAATAATTCCGTGACTTCGATTATCGGACCTTCCGGCTGTGGCAAAACCACACTTCTGAAGACATTAAACAGATTACTGGATGATATTGAAGGTGTGGATATAACCGGTTCTGTACTGGTCAACGGTGAAGACATCTATGCAAAAGGAGCTGAAGTAACCCATATACGCAAAAAAATGGGATTGCTTTCGCAGCGCCCATTTCCGTTGCCGATGTCTATTTTTGATAATATCGCTTACGGTCCGCGCATACACGGAACCAGAGACCGTAAAAAGCTAAAACTTATCGTAGAGACACAATTGCGTAATGTAGGGCTATGGGAAGAGGTCAAAGACCGGCTGGATCAATCTGCCACACGACTCTCTATAGGTCAGCAACAACGTCTCTGCCTTGCCCGCGGACTGGCGGTGGAGCCCGAAATTATTCTCGGAGATGAATCTACATCTGCTCTTGACCCTGTATCTACCCAAACTATTGAGAACTTACTGATTGATCTCAAAAAAGATTATACGATCGTGCTCGTAACTCATATCCTCAGACAGGCCCGACGTGTGTCTGATTATATCGCATTTGTGTATAATGGGGAAATTCTGGAATTCGGAAAAACCGAACAGGTACTTCTGCATCCTAAACATGAAGTGACACAGCAATATGTAAAAGGTTTTATCTCTTAGCACCGGGATTTTTCCCTATGCTAAGAGAACTTCTAAAACAGCTGAAATCCGCTATAGAAAGAGCCGTTGCAGATCTTTATTGCTCATCCATTTCATTAATTCTTTTAATTTCTTTGAAATCTCAGCCTTTGATTGAGGTACTGCTTTTTTGTTTTTTGTTACGCTTGCAGGTACAGCCACCTGACTTAATTCTACTTTAGTAGCAAAATAATTGAGATTATAGGATGGAATAGCGACTCCAAGTATCATTCCCGGCAAACCATTTATCAACTCCGGACCTCCTGATACAGGAATCTGAGGGGTATAAAAAGCAACGATATATACAGAGTCCTGCATTATTCCGTTCACCCGCCTGCAGTCGTATCCCAGAATATTACGGTATTCATCAGTAAACTTCCATTTAATCTCAGCTATACTGTCTGCCAGTTGCAACTCATCTTCGCCGAAGGACAGTAATTTTTTAAAAGTATCGGTCTTGAAATTACAATATGTTTTCGTGTCATTGTAATATTCCTGATTTTGCAAGAGATAGCGTTGGTTTGCAGGAAACTCCTCTTTAACATTTTCAAAAAATGTTTCAGTAGTATTAAAACTCAGTGTATTTTTTGTAATCAGCTCAGCAGGTGAATTTTTCAATAAACCATCAAAATAGATACCCGAATATCCACCCGTATTTTGAGATTTTTTGAGCTGATTCTTGACATAATTATGCAGATGAAACTTACGTTCGTAGGTAATGGTTCCGTTTTCAGGGAAATAAGCATATTGTGCCTGCGCATATTGCACCATTAAAAAGCAGGAAAGCAAAACAAGGAATACCAATCTATTGACCATTTTTACTGCCTCCTTTCATGGTTGTAAAATTATAAATGACTCTAAACATAAAAAATCTATTTATCACATTGTTTTGTGTTTCGAAAAAACTAGAGCCGTTTTGACTTCTGTTAATACCGTTTCTTTCATTAAACAGGTCGTTGACAGATACCTGGGTCTCCAGACTTTTATCTTTAAAAAACTTCTTGGACACATAAGAATTCACATACATATTGTGAATGGGCTTTGCGTATACACCAGTTGCCCCCTGGTAATTTTGATTCACATCTATGCTCAGTTTAAAGTCCTGAGGGAAGATATAACTAAATGTTCCGAAGTTGCTGATCGTAAAGGCATTGTTATTAAGCTGAGGCTGAACGCTTGAATTCATTTTGCTGAAACCCGGTCTGAGATTTACATTAAAATTAAACCCGGTTTTGGCGTATCTGTAAACCCCGAGACTGAAAGAGTAATTTGTTCGTTCGCTATGATTAAGCTCGGGTTCCGAAGCCGTTGTCGTTACATAATTATAAGAACTGTTATAACTTGCTGAAAGGCCTGGAGACACATTCAAATCTAACTTTTTGAATGCTTTGAAGGAGAATGATCCGTATATATTCGCGTTGAAATTCTGTTTATCAGTGACATTTACATACTGAAGTGTGCGCTGGCCAGTAGTTGGATTGACCGTTACAAACGAAGTGATATTATCAACCACATTTCCAATACCGGCATTCACAAATAAGGATTGCTGCTTAAGCTGACGGTACGAATTAAAGGAAGCGGAAAGGTTATTTCTATATCCTCCCTCTAAATTGTCATTTGGCAGAAATTCTGTCCGTTGATCTGTATTCTGACGCAAAGGTTTTATCTGGCTTAAAGATGGCTGAAGCGTATTTCCGGAATAATTAAGCCGTAAACTTTTACTTTTACTAAGCTTATAGTTGACGTTCACATTCGGATTATAAGACAATTGTGTCACATCCAGTTTGGATTTATCCCCATAGTCGTCCCTTACATTAGCAGACGAAGTCAGTCTGTTATTGATATTGATGATCAGTTTATCAGCGATATAATTAAAACCCAGATTTCCGGTATTGCGATAATTACGATAAGTCAAATCGTTTAATACACTTTCATCAAGATCCGTATAATCTTCTGTAAGCGGATCTTTGTTAAAAGACTGCTCAAGTGTTTTGGATTGGAACCAGGCATATTCATATCCTACATTTGCCGTTACCGATTTACTCAAGGGTTCGGAATAATTAAAAGAAGACGTCAGCTGATCATTATTTACAGTATTGCGCTTGAATTGATCAATGACATCCAGACTGTCCAGATTGACATATTCTACACTCGAAAAATATTGATTCTGAGCCTTTTGAATCGTTACATTTCCGGCTATCCGCAGGGTAAGAGCGCGCTTCGGCTTTTTAAACTTTTTGGTATAATAGGCAGATAAGTCTGCATTTTCGTTTGTATTAGTATTGAAGGAGCGCCCTTCCGTTCTATTAATAGGCTCATAATCCAGAGTCTGTTCCAATCCTTCAGAAAAGGAAGTATTTTCCGTTTTATTCAATCTGTATCCCAGATTAAAGGTAATATTGGAACTGGAATCCAGTTCAAGATCATATCGCAATCCGGCCTGATGGCCATTATTCAGATTACTGGTCTTATCCTTATTGTTTTCGATTTTTGAAAATCCGGGCAACTCATCCCGGCTAAATGTGGTATTGGTGTTATCCACCTGCAGTCTGGAATATTTATAATTTGAATTGATCTTGTGCTTATTATTACTCGTTTTATCACTAAATGTAATTCCTGAATTTATAGCTTTCGGTATTCCACCTCCTGCATATTCTCCGTTGAATCCTTCATCTCCTCCCCCTGCCCGGATAACAATCCCGCCTCCTTCAAAGGAAGATTCATCCGATCCGCCAACACCGAATTTCTGATTAGAAAAATAACCCAATCCTACTGTTCCTTCATTACCTGTGACACCAAAAAAACCAATTTTCTGCGCCCCCTTAAACTTATTGACTGCCAGAGATCCTGAATAATATTTTTCTAGTCCTGCACCGCCTTTCAGCTCTCCAAACATTCCTTTTTTACTTTCTTCCTTAAGCCGGATATCAATGGTCTGTGTACGCTCTCCGTCATCAACACCTGTTCGTGTCGCCATCTCAGATTTTTTCTCATAAACCTGAACCTTCGAAACCATATCCGAACGAATGTTCTTCGTGATCAATGTAGGATCATCTCCGAAAAACTCCTCTCCGTCCAGAAGCACCTTTTTTACGGTTTTTCCCTGTGCTGTAATAGATCCGTCTGCATTCATCGTTATTCCCGGAAGCACCTTGAGCAATTCCTCTACTTTCGAGCCCTCCTCAACCTTAAAACTAGCAGCATCATATTCGATAGTATCTCCTTTTATAACCACTGGGATACGACCTGTTACCTGCGCTTCCTCTAACAGAATGGCCGTTTTGGACATATTTACAGGGCCGATATCAATGGGCTGGTCCTGAATATGTATCTTTTTTACGAAATCTGCATACTGGGGATAGTTTATGATCAACAGGTACTCACCTGTATCTTTTGGCGTTATAGAAAATTTCCCATTCTCGCCTGTACGGTCAAAACTCTGCATAACAGAATCTCTCGAACGCAACAATACGACAGAAGCTTTTTCCAATTTTGCTTTATCTTTTATATCGATTACTTCACCTGTAATTTTAGGATTAAGCTGCGCATACAGATGCGTTAAACAGGATACAGTAAAACACAATAAGAATAAAATTTTTTTCATCACAAAGGCTTGGTTATACGAATTGTTCGTAAATATATCAGCTTTTATGTTATGATGTAATTAAGGAAGGGTGATTTAACATTATTTAAGATATAATGTTAATAATTATAAAAAATTAACTTTGAGCAATCGATTGCTTATCTTAGAAAGAAAAACGGAACAATCAAAAAAGAGCCATTAGTGGTCTCATTCTTTGAAATCATAGCGCGAGTAAATTATAAATTTTCGGTAAAAAGATAATTAATCCGACTATCAGCGCGGCTATTGCTGTAATCAGTACAGCACCGGCAGCAACATCTTTAATACGTTTAATCCCCGGATGTTGTTCCAGTGTGATCATATTGGCCATATGCTCTATAGCAGTATTGAGCGCTTCCATAGCGATAACGATACCGATACACAGGCAGACGGCAATCCACTCTGTTGCCGATATATGTAGCCAAAACCCAAGAATAACAGCAGTTATAGCAGCCAGTAAATGTATTTGTGCATTTGTTTCCTCACGAAATAATACCTTAAGCCCTTTGATTGCATAGCCAAAACTGGCTACACGTAATTTGAGTTTATTATTCAGATTACCCATGCTATATGATCAAAAAAAGAGTCGCTCCTCTTGTTGAAAAGCGACTCCTAAAGATACAGATTACCTTTTAGAAACTGTTTAAATTTTATGGAAACTATATAAGTTCAAACAAGTCCGTTACACCTAATACCTTACGACTGGTAAAGCCTTCAGCATACTGCACCTGAATATTTCTTCCGAATTCCTTCCCTCTTCCCTCCGTAGATTTCATAAAATCCGGATTAGAGATATAGGTCTGAGGTTCATCATCCTCACCACCAGAAGAATTAAATTGAGTTTTATAGGCCAGTACAGCCTTTTCTTTGATATGCCAGTAATCGCTGACATCCAGCACCACATCCGGTCTGATATACTGATCCTGTATTAATTGCAGCAAAAGTCTGGGACGAAAAGCCTCCTGCGGTTTGCCATCTACTTCTGTTTCTATGCGGCGTAAGCCTGCCAGAAACAAGGCGTCATAGACCAGCTGGCTCGCGCGTCCGTGATCCGGATGACGGTCCGACAAAGCATTTGTAATAACAATCTCCGGTTGAAACTTACGGATACATTTTATGATTTCCCGTTGTTCCATTTCTTTATTTTCAAAAAAACCGTCCCGCAAATCCAGGTTTTCCCGAACAACTACTCCTAATATTTCTGCTGCATCCTGCGCTTCCTTTGTTCGGGTTTCAGCTGTACCGCGTGTACCAAGCTCGCCTCGGGTCAAGTCAACAATGCCGACTTTCTTTCCTTCAGCTACATATTTTGCAATCGTTCCTCCTGCTCCCAATTCGGCATCATCAGGATGAACGGTCATTACCAATAAATCTAATTTCATGTTATGACATCATTATGATCCGGCACAAAGATACAATTTTCACCTTCATTCCAGTATCATTATTCATTCAGAAGTGCTTCGATTTTGCGCGTAATGCGGGAAGAATTGGGTCCTGTAAAGGGGTAAAAGAAATCCACGACCTCTCCTTTGCGGTTAATCAGGTATTTGTGAAAATTCCATAAAGGCTTGATATTTACAGACCCGTTTAATTCTTTATGAGACAGATACTTAAACAACGGATCCACATATTCTCCGACCACATGTGTGCGCTTGAATACAGGAAAGGTCACCTGCTGTTGCAGACGACAGAATGTCTCCAACCGGCGTCCTGTGAGCGGTTCCTGTTGATTAAAATTATTAGAAGGAAAGGCCAGTACCTCAAATCCCTGGTCCTTATACTTTTGATAGAGTCGTTCCAACGCTTTGTACTGACTGGTAAACACACATTTACTTGCCGTGTTAACAATTAACAATACTTTATCATGATAATCTTCCAACGACTTCTTTTCGCCATTGAACTCCAAAGCGTGAAAATTGTAAACAGATTGCATAGGTTATATTTTTTATTGAAGCGGCGGAGATGCTACCGGGCGCGTTCTCTCAAAACTTCTGATAATGTTTTCGATCTCAAAATCCTCCTGACTATCGTATGTGCTTTTCAGGTTGTGACCAAATACTTTTGCGATACCCTGATAGAAAAATGCGGTAAGTCCGCCTTTCATTTCTCTCACCATATCATAGCTTGTTTTTCCGGTCTGTCTGTCCACCAGTTTGATTAATATTTTCCCCTGTGACACCGACAGATTTTTTATTTCCTTGGTAAACTTTTCTTTAATTTCTTCTTCGCAGGCTTTAATCAGTCTTTTTTGTTCTTTTTTATCATTGACCAATGCCAGATCTCTGTCCAGTTGATCATATCTCTTTTGTGCATAGATCGCGTACGGTAATACGCGCAGCACATTTCTTCTAAGTCTGAGGTATTCCTTCTTAGCGTCTTCACTGCTCCATATACGTTTGCCCGTCACGACCACTTCCGGTATAGGAAACCAGGGCACCACTTCTCCGTCATCCAATGTAGTAGTGGCATAATGCTCTACCACTTCCGGTTCGCCTCCACCATACTGAGGCTTAATCAATGTCTGCCCTTTTCCAAAAAGAGGAAGGAGCAGAAAAAGCACAAATCCGGGTACATATATAATTTTCATTTTTGCATCAAAAAAAGCCTTTTGTTTTTATTCTGATAAATAATTTTACTACATTTATTCAAATGAAAACAGATATCCATATAAAGGTACTTTTTTCTGTCCTAATTTAATAAAAATATTTAAAGTATCTTAAAAATTTTACAGCACGTTTATGAAAGAGTATGTGATTGATATTGAAGCTGAAAACAAAGAAATTCGCAAAAGATATAGAGATTTATTGAGAGCGTGCAAGCCGACTTTACAACGCGGCGACAAACAAGAGATACGTAAAGCATTTGATCTGGCTCTGGAAAGTCATAAGGAAATGCGCCGCAAATCGGGCGAGCCTTATATTTTCCACCCTATCGCTGTAGCCAAAATTGCTGCGGACGAGATCGGACTTGGTACTACATCGATTGTATGTGCACTGTTGCATGATGTCGTTGAAGATACAGCTATCACCTTACAGGAAATTGAAGATCAGTTTGGGAAAAAAGTGGCCCGCATCATCGATGGCCTAACCAAAATATCGGGTATATTCGATCCGAACAGCTCTATGCAGGCGGAAAATTTCCGTAAAATGCTGCTGACGCTGGCGGATGATGTACGCGTAATCCTTATTAAACTGGCAGACCGCTTACATAATATGCGGACAATGGAGTTTATGGCGCGCGACAAGCAGTTGAAGATTGCTTCTGAAACAAGCTATCTCTACGCTCCGCTGGCTCACAGATTAGGACTGTATGCGATTAAGTCCGAACTGGAAGACCTTTCCATGAAGTATACCGATCCGGATACCTATAAATTTATAGCGAAAAAGCTGAATGAAAAGAAAGCAGAACGTGAGAAATTTATTTCGGATTTTGTCGGACCGGTTAAAGAGATTCTGGAAGAACAGGGGATTAAAGCTGAAGTATTCGGCCGTCCTAAATCTATTCATTCTATCTGGAACAAGATGCGCAAAAAGTCTATACCTTTTGAAGAAGTATATGACCTGTTTGCGATCCGTATCATTATAGACACGGATTATGAAAAAGAGAAAACAGAATGCTGGAAGGCTTATTCTATTGTGACGGATCTATACAGACCAAATCCGGATCGCTTGCGCGACTGGGTATCCTCTCCTAAAGGAAACGGATACGAATCTCTGCATACAACTGTAATGGGTCCGCGTGGACAATGGGTAGAAGTACAGATACGCACCAAACGCATGAATGAGATTGCAGAAAAAGGATTTGCGGCACACTGGAAATACAAAGAATCCAATTCGGACAGCGGACTGGATCAGTGGATTCAGAAAGTAAGAGATGTACTGAGCAGTGCTGATTCGAATGCGCTGGACTTTGTGGATGATTTTAAAATGAATCTTTTCTCGGATGAGATTTTCATTTTTACGCCCAAAGGAACGCTTATTCAGTTGCCCAATGATGCCACAGCCCTGGATTTTGCCTTTGAGATACATTCGGATATCGGTGCGACCTGTATCGGTGCTAAAGTCAACCACAAGCTTGTACCACTGAGTCATAAGTTACAGAACGGTGATCAGGTCGAGATCATCACTTCTGGTAAGCAGGTACCCAAAGAAGATTGGCTCAACTTTGTCGTAACGGCCAAAGCCAAGTCCAAAATACGCTCGTCTCTCAAAGAGGAAAAGCGCCGCGTGGCGGAAGACGGCAAGGAAATACTGGAGCGCAAACTAAAATCGCTGAAGATTACCTATAACACTGATAATATCAATAAGATTTCTAATTATTTTAAGTTTCCGAGCTCACAGGAATTATTTTACAATGTGGCCAAAGGAACTATAGATATCAAAAATCTGCGCGATTATGCAGCCAGTGAAAAACTGATTGACACTTCGCCAAGTCAGTTTAGCTCCCACATCAGCGGATTAGTAGAAAAAATAAATAAGAAAGACCTGGATACGTTGTTGATTGGCGACGATCTCCAGGAAGTAGATTATACGCTGGCACCTTGTTGTAATCCTATTCCCGGAGATGATGTATTCGGATTTCTGACAGTAAATGACGGCATAAAAATACACCGTACAAGCTGTCCGAATGCGTCTAAGCTGATGGCCAACTACGGATACCGTATTCTGAAAGCTAAATGGGCTTCTTCAACATCCAACAATGTGGCTTTCCTTACCGGATTGCGTATTGTCGGAATCGATGACGTCGGATTGGTCAACAAGATTACTACCGTTATATCTCAGGAGTTTAAGGTCAATATCCGCTCGCTGTCTATATCAAGTAATGAGGGTATTTTTGAAGGAAATATCATGGTATTTGTCAACGATACAGATCAGTTGGATAATCTGATTAAAAACCTCAAACATATCAGCGGAATAACCGGAGTGACACGATATGAATCGGAGAATTAAATCAACTGAATCTCACATTTTTGAAAAAAGCGATATTGTGAATCTAATTTGGTAAATTTGTAAAGAATCTTAAGTTTGATATGAATCTAGCAGAAAATTACGCCACTGTAAAAAAGATATTCGAGGCTTATCTGGAAAATAAAAATCTGAGAAAGACTCCTGAGCGCTACGCTATTTTGGAAGAAATATATTCGCGCTCCGATCACTTTGATGTTGAATCACTGTACATTCACATGAAAAATAAAAAATATCGTGTGAGCAGAGCTACCGTGTACAATACATTAGAGTTATTGGTGTCATGCGATCTCGTGACCAAACACCAGTTTGGCCGTAACATGGCTCAGTTTGAAAAATCTTTTGGCTATAAACAACATGATCATGTGATTTGCATAGAATGCAATAAAGTGGTCGAATTTTGTGATCCGAGGATCAACCAGATCCAGAGTCTGATGGGAGATTTGCTGAAGTTTGACATCAAACATCACTCTCTCAATCTGTATGGCGTCTGTGAAGATTGCCAGGAGAAAGACAAAGCCGCTAAGGCAAAAGCCGAAAAAGCGGTTATTTCAAATTAATATTGACTATTGGTAAAATATTATAGTACATTTGTTCGGAAAAACTACTACCGTAATTTTTCCGAACATTTTTGTTTTAGAATAAGTCATTATCTAAATATATTTTTAATCTCAATACAAAAAAGCTATGCAAGTTGATGTGCTTTTGGGCCTACAATGGGGCGATGAAGGTAAAGGAAAAATCGTAGATGTTTTATGTCCTGAATACGATTTGATCGCACGTTTCCAAGGCGGCCCTAACGCCGGACACACATTGGAGTTTGATAACAAAAAATTCGTATTGAACACTATCCCGTCAGGTATCTTTAATGAAGGTATCATGAATCTTATCGGAAATGGTGTTGTTATTGATCCGATTATCCTGAAAAGAGAGTTAGACAATTTGAAAACTGCCGGCTTCGATCCGGTTGGTAAAGGAAATCTGGTTTTGGCGCGCAAAGCTCACCTTATCCTTCCTACTCACCAATTGCTGGATGCTGCTTCAGAATCCAAAATGGGTGCAGGCAAAATTGGTTCTACACTTAAAGGTATCGGCCCGACTTACATGGACAAAACAGGCCGCAACGGTCTTCGTGTAGGTGATACTACATTGCCGGATTTTAAAGAACGCTATGAGAAACTAAAAGAAAAGCATCTGTCTATCTTATCTCATTACGGTGAAATCCCTGATTTCTCTGAAAAAGAACAAGCGTTTCTGGCGGCAATTGATTATATCAAAACTATTCCTCACGTAGATTCTGAACACCTGGTGAATCAGTATCTGAAATCCGGTAAAAGTGTTTTGGCAGAAGGTGCACAAGGTACATTGTTAGATGTAGATTTCGGATCTTATCCGTTCGTTACATCCTCTAATACAACTACTGCAGGAGCATGTACAGGTCTCGGTGTAGCCCCTAATAAAATCGGCAAGGTGTACGGTATTTTCAAGGCATACGCAACCCGTGTAGGTGGCGGACCATTCCCTACTGAACTGCATGATGAAGTTGGTGAGGAATTACGTAAGCTTGGACACGAGTTCGGTGCGACTACAGGTCGTGCGCGTCGTACAGGATGGATCGATATTCCGGCATTAAAATATGCTATTATGCTCAATGGTGTAACGGAACTGATCATGATGAAAGCGGATGTATTGGATACATTTGATAAAATCTATGCGTGTACACACTATAAGCATGATGGTCAGGTAATTGACTATATGCCTTATGAGATCATTACGAATGAGGCTGAGCCTGTACTGGAAGAAATACAGGGCTGGAATCAGGATCTGACCGGTATTACTTCAGAAAGTGAAATTCCGGAAGCACTGAAAAATTACATCTCTTATCTGGAAAAAGCGCTGGAAGTTCCTATTACATTCCTTTCCGTTGGTCCGGACCGTAAACAAACGTT
Proteins encoded in this region:
- a CDS encoding diacylglycerol kinase family protein: MGNLNNKLKLRVASFGYAIKGLKVLFREETNAQIHLLAAITAVILGFWLHISATEWIAVCLCIGIVIAMEALNTAIEHMANMITLEQHPGIKRIKDVAAGAVLITAIAALIVGLIIFLPKIYNLLAL
- the bshB1 gene encoding bacillithiol biosynthesis deacetylase BshB1, with protein sequence MKLDLLVMTVHPDDAELGAGGTIAKYVAEGKKVGIVDLTRGELGTRGTAETRTKEAQDAAEILGVVVRENLDLRDGFFENKEMEQREIIKCIRKFQPEIVITNALSDRHPDHGRASQLVYDALFLAGLRRIETEVDGKPQEAFRPRLLLQLIQDQYIRPDVVLDVSDYWHIKEKAVLAYKTQFNSSGGEDDEPQTYISNPDFMKSTEGRGKEFGRNIQVQYAEGFTSRKVLGVTDLFELI
- a CDS encoding outer membrane beta-barrel protein, which gives rise to MKKILFLLCFTVSCLTHLYAQLNPKITGEVIDIKDKAKLEKASVVLLRSRDSVMQSFDRTGENGKFSITPKDTGEYLLIINYPQYADFVKKIHIQDQPIDIGPVNMSKTAILLEEAQVTGRIPVVIKGDTIEYDAASFKVEEGSKVEELLKVLPGITMNADGSITAQGKTVKKVLLDGEEFFGDDPTLITKNIRSDMVSKVQVYEKKSEMATRTGVDDGERTQTIDIRLKEESKKGMFGELKGGAGLEKYYSGSLAVNKFKGAQKIGFFGVTGNEGTVGLGYFSNQKFGVGGSDESSFEGGGIVIRAGGGDEGFNGEYAGGGIPKAINSGITFSDKTSNNKHKINSNYKYSRLQVDNTNTTFSRDELPGFSKIENNKDKTSNLNNGHQAGLRYDLELDSSSNITFNLGYRLNKTENTSFSEGLEQTLDYEPINRTEGRSFNTNTNENADLSAYYTKKFKKPKRALTLRIAGNVTIQKAQNQYFSSVEYVNLDSLDVIDQFKRNTVNNDQLTSSFNYSEPLSKSVTANVGYEYAWFQSKTLEQSFNKDPLTEDYTDLDESVLNDLTYRNYRNTGNLGFNYIADKLIININNRLTSSANVRDDYGDKSKLDVTQLSYNPNVNVNYKLSKSKSLRLNYSGNTLQPSLSQIKPLRQNTDQRTEFLPNDNLEGGYRNNLSASFNSYRQLKQQSLFVNAGIGNVVDNITSFVTVNPTTGQRTLQYVNVTDKQNFNANIYGSFSFKAFKKLDLNVSPGLSASYNSSYNYVTTTASEPELNHSERTNYSFSLGVYRYAKTGFNFNVNLRPGFSKMNSSVQPQLNNNAFTISNFGTFSYIFPQDFKLSIDVNQNYQGATGVYAKPIHNMYVNSYVSKKFFKDKSLETQVSVNDLFNERNGINRSQNGSSFFETQNNVINRFFMFRVIYNFTTMKGGSKNGQ
- a CDS encoding DUF4294 domain-containing protein, with the translated sequence MKIIYVPGFVLFLLLPLFGKGQTLIKPQYGGGEPEVVEHYATTTLDDGEVVPWFPIPEVVVTGKRIWSSEDAKKEYLRLRRNVLRVLPYAIYAQKRYDQLDRDLALVNDKKEQKRLIKACEEEIKEKFTKEIKNLSVSQGKILIKLVDRQTGKTSYDMVREMKGGLTAFFYQGIAKVFGHNLKSTYDSQEDFEIENIIRSFERTRPVASPPLQ
- a CDS encoding glutathione peroxidase; the encoded protein is MQSVYNFHALEFNGEKKSLEDYHDKVLLIVNTASKCVFTSQYKALERLYQKYKDQGFEVLAFPSNNFNQQEPLTGRRLETFCRLQQQVTFPVFKRTHVVGEYVDPLFKYLSHKELNGSVNIKPLWNFHKYLINRKGEVVDFFYPFTGPNSSRITRKIEALLNE